A window of Hypnocyclicus thermotrophus contains these coding sequences:
- a CDS encoding ABC transporter substrate-binding protein has protein sequence MKITAEQLEMDLKILYPDKTGRTIIKELAINEIENDKPDYLILPFLVNISKEILDCAEKNKVYTFAFNSDIPERDKNVIGKVGEKYKYWIGHIYPDDEYAGYILAKELINEAKKRNYDKKINIIGLSGSFDSSVANNRNKGLKKAVREENNTIINQIFYTNWKYSEAYLKTSILINRYPETNIIWGAGDFIALGGYNSIKKINPKKINNIIFGGIDWSNIGLEATDTGIFTTTVGGHFFEGVLVLIMIKDHSMGIDIGKFPIKTKMKIITKENINYYRELISYDNFKKLNIKKLSKYYNPKLKEYNFDIIEVLKNKKNYFKK, from the coding sequence ATGAAAATTACAGCAGAACAACTTGAAATGGATTTAAAAATACTTTATCCTGATAAAACTGGGAGAACAATAATAAAAGAGTTAGCAATTAATGAAATTGAAAATGATAAACCAGATTATTTAATTTTACCTTTTTTAGTAAATATTTCAAAAGAAATATTAGACTGTGCAGAAAAAAACAAAGTGTATACTTTTGCATTTAATAGTGATATTCCTGAAAGAGATAAAAATGTAATAGGTAAAGTAGGAGAGAAATATAAGTATTGGATAGGACATATATATCCAGATGATGAATATGCTGGATATATATTAGCAAAAGAGCTTATTAATGAAGCAAAAAAAAGAAATTATGATAAAAAAATAAATATAATAGGACTAAGTGGTTCTTTTGATAGTTCTGTAGCAAATAATCGAAATAAAGGATTGAAAAAAGCTGTAAGGGAAGAAAATAATACAATAATAAATCAAATTTTTTATACTAATTGGAAATACAGTGAAGCATATTTAAAAACATCAATCTTAATTAATAGATATCCAGAAACAAACATAATATGGGGAGCAGGTGATTTTATTGCATTAGGAGGATATAATTCAATAAAAAAAATTAATCCTAAAAAGATAAATAATATTATTTTTGGTGGAATTGATTGGAGTAATATTGGATTAGAAGCTACAGATACTGGTATTTTTACAACAACCGTAGGAGGTCATTTTTTCGAAGGAGTATTAGTCTTAATTATGATAAAAGATCATTCTATGGGGATAGATATAGGGAAATTTCCCATAAAAACAAAAATGAAAATAATAACTAAAGAAAATATAAATTATTATAGAGAATTAATATCATATGATAATTTTAAAAAATTAAATATTAAAAAATTATCAAAATATTATAATCCGAAACTTAAAGAATATAATTTTGATATAATAGAAGTATTGAAAAACAAAAAAAATTATTTTAAAAAATGA